The genomic window AACTCAATCTAGCGGGACAATTTTCGTATATGCGAAGTCTCAGGTCATGCACACAACCTATATTAGGAAAAATATAGGTTTAATTAATAGGGAAAATATATTGAACACGAGGACAtaacaatttttgaaaaatatctaGACCAAAACTACAAACTAGTCAAATTGAAAAGGGACAAAGcttacaaattaattaatgggAAAGGTTGCTTGAGagattaaaatcaaataatcatTATGATAATGTTGCCTACCTAATGATTCCTCAGTTTCTTATTCTTATTGTGATTGATTACTTAtcattcaaatatattatttggagacttgtaattaattaaaattgattatttagCAATTGAAATTAAGCATAGTTGGTGAACCGGCCTAGTTACCACAACCAGAACTTcacaaaacaaatttaaaatatcttAATTAAACATTGTAGTCAACTAATTATATTACTAAATTTTTACattgttttgtttcaaatggACTAAGATTACTAAATTTAGGTAGTATATATGACAATATTTTTCAATATCtccaaacatttttttaattgaatatttGAACTAATTCAACTTTTGTTTTTGGACTTATTGAACTAATTAAGCTAGTAAAACTCAAtcctatataatatatataaaatgaaataaaattagaaaagaatttTTTCTtccccgtgtttcttttctatcccctgtttttttcatttttgtctttatataaaaattttggaatgtgttttccgaagtttttttagttcaaattcaaaaaacatatttcagaGTTTTTTTCCAAGgcaagaaaattttgaaaattctgtCGTCGGTTTATTTTGTCTGGACTTTGTgctttttaagttttaaatGTTTTCAcaccataaataaaaaaaaaattgtaaagtaaaaaattatcgattaaaGTGACACTAAGGGGTTTCCAGTTGATAGAGAGAGATTACTGTATGCAGGAATTTTAGTTCGAACTTCAGGATGAAACCCCTagattacttaaaaaaaaatatatattctcatgttttttttttaaaacacctagtttcaaaaaaaagttaattccAAAACGTAAATTTAGTAATCTTAAGAGAAACACCCctgatatttattttacaattcaAATCATTTTTAGGACATCacaataaaaacacatttttcactaattttttgacaaagttaTACTACGAAATGCTTTTACTTGTCTTTGTTTCTCTCCTTCCTATAGTACTTTATAATTCCTAAAAGCAACAAGTTATGGTGAGGACTCTTTGTTGTGTCTTTCTTCAAGTTACGGTTAGGACCATGACATCACATAGATATGGGGTTTAAAATGTATCTTTGGATCAAAGAAGATTATAACAATATCATGAGGGACCACCCTAATATACCATAGTCTCACGTGTTTATGTTCAATGTCACATTGTTCGTTTAGTAATTAACAACGGTATATTCAATGATTAATAATATTATCCACATAGATTTATATCAATCACAAACCCATGAAGGATATCTTAAAGGCCGTGCAAATCTGTCCTTACGATGGTACTTGCTTAGCTTAATTCCTAGTACATTTCTCTTAGGAGGATTGAAGTACGCAGTTTTCATGCTATTTTTTATCTCAGCTGTTAATTATTGATCAGATAgtttaaaatgataaagtaataaaatcaattaaaaagaTCTTAGTCGTGCGTGTCAGGTCTAACGGTCATAAATGACTATTGTGAAAAAACTATGTCAACATTGACCTAGAAAATCGGCTTTGCACTTAGGACCCCTCTACTTATATAAACCAATActcaaatttgattttatttgataTGGGATTCTTAAAAAGTGCAGTATGTTTAATATTAACctctaaaaaatattcaaaaatagACCATTACCACACACTCTcttctaaaataagaaaatgacggttttcaaaacattaatttttcgttgtaaaaaaaataattaatttttcatgtcataactaaaatcaatttatttggtgtaaaatttagactaaatacattaatttttactaatttattagaCGCTGACCTCCTTAGcttgtttcttttctaccctcacgatttttaattttgtccttGTAAAAAaatcggttcgcagaaaccttTAATTTTCTAGTGTAAATTTAGTAACTATCAGTTTCTAGAacccaataaaaaaatttaaggcaaaaaacaaaaatcagttTCTAAAAACTGATTGcgagggcaaaattgaaaatcagAGAGGTAGAAACAGGGTCGGAAAACAAATTATCAACATTAAATGACCGTTTACAAAcccttagggcccgtttggtgcgcaggataggatagtgacaggataggatatacaacaggatagtgatagaataggatatcagcaggataaaagttatcctcagttatcctatcctgtgtttggtgcacacaggataataaacatgataactattatatcatatttttaatacatatttgttcataccaatatgataagatacataacatatttaaatgacaaaattaccctcgtaaaacaattgttatttgttaaaatttatattgtaatactttgaattttataaataaaaatataaataagtaattgtacaaaaagaaaaagtaatcaaataactttaaattttaaatacaaatcatgagaaaataaacaaattaagttttttatatgattcatgatcaaataaataactcaattatacatgttagataagctaaataaatatatgatatatgtaaataataaaactaccattgcaaaagaattatatttaagttgttattaaatttaaattaatattcttattttgcaattttttaataattattttaatttaaaatattgtaattttaggagaattttgattttttagattatataaattacaaaattacccttgtgagaaaatcacatatatatttaaaaattaattattttattattaatttactatcaaattattttattaattttcaattttttattttaaaatatattttatagaataaatcaacgattttttttttcttatcctatcctgctggtaacccagctcaaattcaggataaggattttaactagagaaacaggataggataagcttcaggattaacttatcatatcctgttgtgtcaccaaacactggattgagacaggatatgatatagttatcttatcctgtctcttatcctgtgcaccaaacgggcccttaagaGACAGATTTTAAAATCCATGTTTGTAGATTCTATGTAACAACTTCATGAGAGTGAGGAATGCATGCAATGCAAGTAGTAGTTTATATGAGAGTTAGAGAGTAGGTGTCCCTACCCATATGATTGAAATGGAACAGATTCTTGTTCCTACCTGACCCCCACGAGATCAGTTATGGACTTATGGAAACTTAGTAAAAAATTTCAAGAGGGACCACAAAACTAGTTAACCAAGATCACACAATATTCACCAAATTACTTGCACCACAATTCAACATCCAATGATGAAAATTAGTTTCttcattcttttctttgttattttacttttttgggATAATATATGTTCCATAGTTGTAGCTATATATGATTGCAATATATCAAATTGAATATGTGTtttattagagaaaaaaaattagatcgataaaaattaatgtatctgatcaaaattttaaatgaaatatatcaatttttgtcgagtgaattttttcttatatttaagattGTCAATAGCTAGTATTGTAAACTAGAACTACTGACCCCCGAACTAGATTAGGTAATTCAGTGAGttggatactggtggtgaaaacaaacaaaaattataaaaaaaacatgtataaCTTATAGATCACTATTTTCAAACTATGATTTAATTAATTCTTCTAATTAAATATTAAGAGAAAAATGTTTATAATTAATGAAAGATGTAAGATACATACCTGTCTGACAAAAGTTTCAAGAGTAGAGAGCTTGTTGATGGCAAGAGCCATTTGTCCCATGTAGTTAGCCATATTAGGAGGACAGCTTAAAGAGTCTGATGTTATAGTCTCTGAAAGAGATTGGTTAAGTGCATCAAGCCCTTGTGAAAGTGCTTCTTCTGCTTCTTGTGTTGATTGTTGCAACCCACATATTCCAAGTATTTGTTGCTCCGTAAGTGGCTCTATTTGACTTACAATTATCTAAAACGTACACATATTCATCAAATAAAACATATTACTAATTAATTTAACCCAAAAgttactatatataaaaataggaggacaaaaaataaatctcaAATACAAAGCAGAAATGGATCGAGTACCAGAAGTATCCAACACACACctcaaaaaattaaagagaGAACAAAAAAACAGAGAAGCGAACATGACACCGGTCACATCCACCAAAAAGCTACTTCGATCAACAACGAATACTTGTATATGAaattgtagttttatttttgtcaaagaaTCTAACGATAAAACTCACACATGCGAGTGTGGAAAAGCAAGATATTGTTGATTCGAACACGTGTCTTATCCCTTCATATAATATCATAGTTTACTTTCACggattaaaaaatttaatttattgatgAAAAATTAGAGTTTCacatttgcattttttttagtcaagaCACTACTAAAAAATTTGCTGGACATGGTTATAGTAAGTAGCGAAAACAGCAGTGGAATGAATCCATGATAAAACAGAAGGAATATTGTGTTCAAAAGCTACATCACAAACCCATGGAAGGAAAGGGTTGTTTATGATACATGAAATTGGTTTGTTTGAATCAGCATGATTCTTAATCATTTGAGAAACAAACTTTCTCCCAACAACCTCAAGTTCTGCTATATGTGGTCAAGAGGACTAACATCTTCCGGTAAACCATCATGAAAGAACTCAAAAATGAGAGAaccaaagtattttttttttatacatgtgAGGGCAAACGTCTGAAGAAAGAGCCAAAGCTTTTGTTACAAACATAATACATCAAATCATTAAAAGATTAATGTCGTACCTAGTATTACTATTTCCATAATGATATGTAAACAGTTTGCATGGAATATATTACATGGTAGTACATTTTTGGGTGATTTCTTAAGaacacattttatttaaatatatatatatattatatatttattgaggTCAACAATTCTAATAagtttacaaaaaatatttacataagtttttttatattaaatactatGGGCTATCATAATTGACCgtctcaaaaaaataattgaccGTCTCTAGTAGCGCATGTTCACTTACTTCTTATTATTGTGCTTCTAAAATTAGAGAAGTGTTCACCAATTTGGGATTTTGCATTCAAATGTGACACGGATTTATTATACTAGGAAAAAGCAAATAATCATTACTAAAACCTTACAATCCATTAAATCTTCTGAATGTTAACAATGCCATGTTTCTTAATGTCTTCAATAAACTCATCAAGATTCCGATGAGAGGATCCACCGTCAGCCACCACATTCTCTGCCGCCTTCTTCCACTTCACTGCATTTTTCTTCAATTCCTCTGCTTTTCCCCCTGTTGTAGCTTCCAATAAGCACTTTTTCACAACATCTCTTGTTATCAATTTGTTTTCCATAAAACCATAACCCAATCTAATCCCTACACCAAAAACATCAACCAAGAACTTGGCATTTGTAACTTGATCACCCCATGCTGGAAAGGCCAACATTGGTACACCTAAACTTAGTGCTTCCATTGATGAATTCCAACCACAATGTGTTATGAAACATGTGACTGAAGGATGAGCAAGTACTTCTTCTTGTGGACTCCATTTCACCACTTTCCCTCTCTCATTTGTTTCCTCTAAAAACCCATTTGGTAAAACATGTTCCTTTCGGCCCATTTCCTTAGGAGGTGGTTTTATTACCCACAAAAATGAAACTTTAGAATCCAATAAGCCATATGCAATTTCATTCACTTGTTCTTGTGGAAGATACACAAGAGTCCCAAATGAAATATAAACAACAGAATCTTTTGGTTTTGTGTTAAGCCACTCTATAATATTACAATCATCACTCTTAACAAAATCCCCTCGAATATTATTTGCACTTTTGATTATTGGATTCTTGAACAATGGACCAATGGGTCTCATaagaattgaattttttgaacaATAATCAATGAAATCATGTTCTAGTTCTTCATATGAATCAACCAGTACACAAAAAGCTTTTGATAAATTCTTAAACTGTCCTAAGATGAGTTCACCAAGAAATTGATATTTACTTAAAGGATGCAGAAAATCTGGAATTTCATTATGTTTAAGAACTAATGAAGAGTTGAGTTGAACATCAATATAAGGTTCTGAATCAGAAGGAAAACGTACCAGTTTATGGAAATAGTTATAGTAAGCAGTGAAAACAGCAGTGGATTGAATCCATAATAAAGCAGAAGGAATATCATGTTCATAAGCTACATCACAAACCCATGGAAAAAATGGATTGTTTATGATGCAAGAAATTGGTTTGTTTGACTCAACATGATTCTTAATCATTTGAGAAAGAAATTGTTTTCCAACAAGTTCAAGTTGTTTTGAATAGCCATCGTGACCTATTTTAATGAGAGCATCATCTTCTAAACCATCATCAAAGAACTCAAAAGTGAGGGAACCTTCACCTATTGGTGTGGCTGATTTATCAGTGATGTTGTTAACAGTTTTCATGTTTTTGCCAGCTTTTTCTGTTGTTATGAAGATGACAGAAGAACCCTTTGCAGCAAGACATTTTGCTAATCTAAGAAGAGGGTTTATGTGTCCTTGTGCTGGATAAGAGACAAGGAGAATGTGAGTGGGAGCTTCGGATcccattttctttttctttggtttCTTGTTTGGAGTCATAGAGAGGGACTTTTATATGCATAGGAGTAGCCGGGGAATATACTTTTACTTTGAAATTTATCCCGGGTTTCtgataatttagagttcaattgcgagataaataaaatttgataaaaattatttgtaccaaaaatcaaatttggaTTCTCATTTTAGATTCTTCTAAATAATTCGTCTTAAAGAAAGTTCATTGATTTaaggaaaatatatttatgtggAGTTGACCGGAGTttccctactcgtaaggttagACACCAAAAATTTTATTGTGGTATAGATATCCCTCAAAGACACTTCAAACAAGGTGGTTAGACATGAGAAAACATCTCAACGTGCGTTTTATacaatttatatatgttttccGGCACCAAAAACTATGAATcttctaaaaaaaaagtaaaagatcaTGCATAACAATATGGTGTCTGATAAATTCATGGATGTAGGTTTTCAAAAGATTAGTTTTAACAGTGCAGTTTGTTGTTTGTTAGttatgataataaaatatttatctatttGAGTACAATTTCTTAGTTTACTTTTCATTTCACAAGTCATATAATAATCAACGTTGCTCTCGTGAGAATTAATTAGTGTTATATAGTATTCTCTATAGTCaatctcttttatttatttattttgacaaatctATACTcaatctcttaatttttttttgtttggcaaATCTATACTCAATCTCTTAATACTTAATATTATAATCAACGTTGCTCACATGATATCGATCTTCATCTTTTAATACTtaatagttttattatattaaaaataaagtcaTAATGTAGTAAATGTACTATTTGTTGTTACCTGCTCTAACATGTGTACGTAGCCTTCTTTTCGGTAACATTTTAGATTGCATCTTGTGGTGGATATTATTATATCAAGAGATCACAGGGAGGGGTAACATTTTTATAAGTATGAAACGAAGTtaaggtaaaaaaataaaagaaaatgtctTAATACGTAACTAGTGCTATATGTTACTAGCATAGTAATGATAAAGAAAAGAGTATAGGAAAGTACCAGAGTAAAAAATAACCTTCAAATTCACAGCGCACTCTACAGCTTCACTGAGTGGTTTTAACTTTTTCCCTCTTTTCATCGAATGGTTTGGAATGTATTTTTCCAAATAATGGCTTTAACTTCAACAATTCAGTTAGTAGTAAACCAAGATAGTAAAAAAATACTCATGTGGGATCTGTTATCATCATATTTACAGACAGAAGATCAAAGTGGATGGACTCCATTGTATGTTTAATGGATCTATAACGCGTTATATTACATGATCATCTTAATGGAAGGAAGCAAGCTTTAAATACTACTAAATTTCCCCATTGACTTGAAAAAACTGATGATAGGGTCATAAAGATCTTGTTTTGCTTGCAAGCTTAAAATGAAGTCAACATGACCATAGTTTTCAAGATAAACCACCTCCGGTGTGGATGGAAGTTCTTTCAGTGTGTGCTGGAAATCAGTTATATCTGCTAAAGCATCATTTCCCCCATAAGCCATCCACAAAGGCAATGATTTGGGTATGCGACTAAGGTCGAACTTTGGTGGTTTGAAATTGCCATACTCTATCAGATTTTTAAGCTTTCCATAATCATACTTGGAGAAAGTTCCTTTGCGTATCACTGTTGAACATATGAGGTCATCAGAAACAGAACCATTAACAAGAACAATGAATACTGATTTCTAAACCATCAAACACGAAGTGAAAGGTAACTAGCCAGAGCGATAACACAGTAAAAGTAGAAACCAAACTTTAAATGTccttttagcatttttctaaaaGGAATTCAAAATACAGTCTCTTGGAAATAGCTAGATATTCGAACGATAAGTAACAGAGTACAAGTACTAAGGTTGATGGCATGACATGGAAAAATGGAGACCTCATATCAAATGTCAGCATAAATGTTTACACCGACAGTGTGGGCCCATTAAACTGTATTTGTAATAAGCAATTAAGCATTACTAGCAACGATCAAAATAGTGATAATAATAGAATAAACAAACAAGTACTAAGGTTGACATGTAGCAGACATATTGTAGAATCCATTCCCTAGCTTATATGtgcatacaaaaaaaattgtctttagATTTCAGACCTATTGAACAGTATTTCTCCCCCCACTCATCCATCCCTATAATGGTCAATTTAGTTACTTCATTTCACACAAATGCTTTGAAAATTATCAGAGACATGATCAAAGGAAAATAGTATTCATAAGTAAGAGCAACAACATCAAATTACTTTTGCTATCTGTAGTGTCGCTAATTAAAAACAGCACCAGTGCATAGTCAGAAAAGTCGCAGCAAAATTCTCACTTAAGGCAACTAATTAAAGATAATAGAATAAGGAGCATACTCTGGAAAAGGTGGTTCAAGTTTTTGGAGGATGATGGGTGAGGTTCTTGTTCAAGATAATAAGCCACACGTGACTCATTGAAGCAACAATTCTTCCctgtaatttaatttaatgtcaCGAATAGAAGCAGTAACCAAAAGAGAAAGTAACACAAGAGAAAATACATAATTATTGAAACACGTAGAATGTGCCAAAATAATTCCTAAATAATTGATCTAAATGAGAGACAAGATTCTTTGGATCATGTTTAGGCATTCAATGTAACCTGAACTGAACAGTTTGATATGTTTCAGACGAAGGCAGCGGAGTAATTGCATTGGCATTCAGGAAGGACAAAGTCATTACGAGGAGTATTATTCGGATTGGACAGATAAGCACTAtctaaaacacaaaattgtaattttacaaAGACTATCATGTGAATTCAGTCAAATCCTTCTAAACACAGACATAAACACAGAGCCAGTTGAGAGACATGAACCTGTAATGGATGACAGCATGTCACTGCAACTTAGACGAGTATCACATAAGGAAACCAAGAGACTGGCTCCCCATTCGCTGAAAATGAGTTAAGAAAAATACATACAGTGAGAATTTGTTAAAGTAGAAATCCATTGTGCATATGGaaataaaaaggagaaaaacAGGACAGAAGGAAAATTGGAACCTTTTGAAATTCAGTTGATGAACTCCCATTGTAACAATCATCTGAATAAAACCAGCAATCATTTTCATATTAAATATCGATTTTAACTGTGAAAAATAATAGAAAGCAACAAGAAATACCTGATCAAGGTGCATCTTTACCATTCTTTGTACCAAAGGTGCACTAACATGATCCAAGTAGGATATTGGAGAAAGAAGAGCTGCAGCTTCAACCTTTTCCACTATCTCTGGTTGAGTGAAGGCAGCAAAAGATATAATTGTCCCCTAAAATGGacgaaaaaataataaaatgtatgATATTGCAAATACAGATGAAAAGGATGATGATTTACAGGAATCATAAATACCTGCGAATGCCCAACTACAAATAGCTTTGAGTTTGTCACTGAATTAATATAATTGATCATTTCTGCAAGATCATATAGGGCTAATTCCTGCCAGCTCCAATCCCAAAAATTCTACAAATGGACCAAAGCTCAGTTAGTCATACTTGTatcactttttcttttgaaaaaatgcGGGGCTGAAGCCTAAGTCATACTTGTCTCACTTTACTCACATCACAAACATGGCAAAATGTATAACTTACTCTGACACCAACTCTTCCATTAGTAATAGTTAGCCATTAATATAGTAAAAATTTCAGTAATAAAGGTTCAAATTCAATTTGCAATTTTGTGAAATACCCTTAGCTATCGCTatagaaaaagaagagaattcAGTTTAATTCAATATTTATCCCAGgttttacaattaaaaaaaattcactttcaTTAGTTGAAAAAAGAAGGAGCATATAAACTATCACATACAGCTGACACTCAATAAGTTCTATAACATGAGTGATGAAGCAAACTAGTCACCTTATTTTTCTCTGATAAAGATATATGCCCATGGCTCCAACGTGTTCCGCGCACATTTCCTACCCAAACATCAAAACCATGATCCGCAAGGATGAATCCCAATGATTGTTCTGGTGTATTTAGAAACCATGCATCACCCGCCTAATTGTATGAAATGGCATAACAAAAACAGAGACAAAAGTCAATTCTGAAATCCAGTAAACTAGTTCAAAACCTTAAAAGGAATTTCACAACACAATACACACTAAAGAGTTAAAAAAAACTCTCTTTCCCCTAAAAAAGGATAAAATATAGTGCTAAATTGCAAATTATCACATAAATGAGTGAATTATAAACACCATTGAATTCCAACACTGTCCAAAACTCCGAAAACATGATTAATAGTATGTTCGGTTCCACTTTTGGAGGAGGCAAAGTCGATTCCATACATGCATAATTCAtttgaaatcaatttttttcattgcTGAATTGATTCTGACTAAAAGTAAAGTGATTAATGTTTGAATAATTCCTGTAAAAGTGgattaaacaataaattaaaatcaattgagTTTGAGCCAAGAACTTAAAAACTCTAGCTCCAATTTAGAATCATTTATGgaacaaaatcaattctacttgagaacatccaaacatgtcaaaatcaattattttttctaaaattagAGGTTGTTTGTTCCagcttttttttattaaaagaatcgcttttaaaaatattgcacatgtttgttacaaatattttcttaaaaaaaaacagaatctaaaaataatgagaaAACAAGTTCAATTGAGAAGCTTGCTAATCTTGACTCCTCAAAAAGTGGAATGAAACATGTACTAGCAGAATTTAGTTACAAAATCTTGAAACTTCCCACATTGAAATAGAAATATATCAAAGCATCATAACTATAGTAAAATAGAAATAGTGAAAACATAATCAATACGCAACAATAAcattattagtattatataGAGTAAATTGAGATAAGAGAATGAGGTAAATAACCATGAATAGACCATGCAGAAGCAGAACCGGAGGTCCTCGTTCTCGACCATTCTTAATACGCgccgaagaagaagaagacacaCGCTGAAGACCTAACAAGAAACCATCCTTTGTTTGAACCTGAAACAAATTTCatcaatataaattataaaacggAAAATAGTAAGGGTATTATTGGAAAAACGTAGTGAATTGATACCACATATTCGGAGCAAGGGTAACCGGCGGGGAGAATGAGTTCATCACAGAGAGTTGGTTGCGGTTTAGGATCGGTGCTTCCGCCGTCGAAGGCGAGAGCGGTGTTTACGAATGAGAGTATGGAGATGGTTATGGCAAAAAGTTTAGTCGTCAACACTGCACTCTTTTCCATCCCCAAATTCtcaactcttcttcttcttcttcttcaccaatCGTATTGCAACGATTGGGGTTtgattattgatgatgatgatagtcgcaacattcatcatcatcatcatttgtaGTATTATATACTGGTGAGTTCCACAGATTATTCATCACTTCCACGCGCTTCTCTTGGCGCGTGTTTTGTAAAGACGTCAACCGTAAGCTACAACTGTCTGTTTACCGTTAAGTTATAACTTTTTCCTCATAAGTATCATTGCTtataattttcctttttctttttattgaagataacattaattaatttatggcAAAATTATATACGTAACttaataatttagtttttatatttttttatgtttgttttttttgaagaagctaaattagtccacctAAATTGGCGCCAAATAGAACCGAAtatcagacctcaagaggagcacactcctaggtctcaagccaataccaatgcaccaacccaagtgggttcatTTTTGTCGTTTTTATTCTTAATTAATgtttgtatatgtttttcagGCTTTAAcgctatgattttttttagagcaTAAAATATCTTTATGATTGAAAGtgtgaaaaaagaaagaaaaaaaattataaaactataaatttaaagtttaaaattcatattcaaacATGACAAAGAACTAAAatgttatgaaaaaaataaaaaactaaaatgttaACTGAAATTATGTTAAAGGACTACAAATGTTTACAACTTTTTCTTTAAATAGTCTCTTAAAATCTCCCTGAAGTACtcgatattttttttgaatttttcaccaccagttgaatctggttcgggagtcagttttgacatcaagtggttttagGCCCCTTCCGATCGCAATTGTGGAGATCGAACCgcgatcctccctaccaagttttgcgtcaatcaccattgaatcaactaacgattggttagtACTCGACTtaattttctctattttcattctTACATTTAATTACCTCTAAAATGTGAATCCGAATTCTCTACTGTTGTTTCTCTCCAATTACTTATTATGCTAAAATCTTAGCCTTTTATGTATAGTGCAGAAGATATAGTGCTGGAGATATCCAATTCCCTAAAACGGCCGTAATCACTTCAAGCACAATCAAAAAGACCTTGGGAATATGATTAGCttcttttatgtatttttgGTGCACCTTCTAAACAGTTTAGTAGGGAGAAGTTTCATGGGACACAAGTGGACATGACATACGCATACATAGTTGCTGGTAGAAATTGTTTTGCCCTTGGCTTGGGTCAAAAATAGTGTCCCGATGAATCTAGGCGTGGGTAAAAAGGACTGCACCTCAAGCTCAAACATGGGGAAATGATATGAAAGACCAAATAAACAATTTCAGCCttaaaattaggattttgcTACTCAAGAACACTGGTTAAAAATTCCATAAAATGGCTCTTTTCATAACCAGTGTTAAAGAATGTTCGAAATAAATGGCtcttttcataataaaaaatcacCAGCAATAAAATCCGCTTATACATACAGAGAATACAATCTCACCTTTAATATCCAAGATCcaataatctattt from Trifolium pratense cultivar HEN17-A07 linkage group LG1, ARS_RC_1.1, whole genome shotgun sequence includes these protein-coding regions:
- the LOC123902787 gene encoding gallate 1-beta-glucosyltransferase 84A24-like, coding for MGSEAPTHILLVSYPAQGHINPLLRLAKCLAAKGSSVIFITTEKAGKNMKTVNNITDKSATPIGEGSLTFEFFDDGLEDDALIKIGHDGYSKQLELVGKQFLSQMIKNHVESNKPISCIINNPFFPWVCDVAYEHDIPSALLWIQSTAVFTAYYNYFHKLVRFPSDSEPYIDVQLNSSLVLKHNEIPDFLHPLSKYQFLGELILGQFKNLSKAFCVLVDSYEELEHDFIDYCSKNSILMRPIGPLFKNPIIKSANNIRGDFVKSDDCNIIEWLNTKPKDSVVYISFGTLVYLPQEQVNEIAYGLLDSKVSFLWVIKPPPKEMGRKEHVLPNGFLEETNERGKVVKWSPQEEVLAHPSVTCFITHCGWNSSMEALSLGVPMLAFPAWGDQVTNAKFLVDVFGVGIRLGYGFMENKLITRDVVKKCLLEATTGGKAEELKKNAVKWKKAAENVVADGGSSHRNLDEFIEDIKKHGIVNIQKI
- the LOC123902789 gene encoding triacylglycerol lipase 1 isoform X2, whose amino-acid sequence is MEKSAVLTTKLFAITISILSFVNTALAFDGGSTDPKPQPTLCDELILPAGYPCSEYVVQTKDGFLLGLQRVSSSSSARIKNGRERGPPVLLLHGLFMAGDAWFLNTPEQSLGFILADHGFDVWVGNVRGTRWSHGHISLSEKNKNFWDWSWQELALYDLAEMINYINSVTNSKLFVVGHSQGTIISFAAFTQPEIVEKVEAAALLSPISYLDHVSAPLVQRMVKMHLDQMIVTMGVHQLNFKSEWGASLLVSLCDTRLSCSDMLSSITGKNCCFNESRVAYYLEQEPHPSSSKNLNHLFQMIRKGTFSKYDYGKLKNLIEYGNFKPPKFDLSRIPKSLPLWMAYGGNDALADITDFQHTLKELPSTPEVVYLENYGHVDFILSLQAKQDLYDPIISFFKSMGKFSSI
- the LOC123902789 gene encoding triacylglycerol lipase 1 isoform X1, encoding MEKSAVLTTKLFAITISILSFVNTALAFDGGSTDPKPQPTLCDELILPAGYPCSEYVVQTKDGFLLGLQRVSSSSSARIKNGRERGPPVLLLHGLFMAGDAWFLNTPEQSLGFILADHGFDVWVGNVRGTRWSHGHISLSEKNKNFWDWSWQELALYDLAEMINYINSVTNSKLFVVGHSQGTIISFAAFTQPEIVEKVEAAALLSPISYLDHVSAPLVQRMVKMHLDQVFLVAFYYFSQLKSIFNMKMIAGFIQMIVTMGVHQLNFKSEWGASLLVSLCDTRLSCSDMLSSITGKNCCFNESRVAYYLEQEPHPSSSKNLNHLFQMIRKGTFSKYDYGKLKNLIEYGNFKPPKFDLSRIPKSLPLWMAYGGNDALADITDFQHTLKELPSTPEVVYLENYGHVDFILSLQAKQDLYDPIISFFKSMGKFSSI
- the LOC123911567 gene encoding bZIP transcription factor TGA10-like, producing MIKNHADSNKPISCIINNPFLPWIIVSQIEPLTEQQILGICGLQQSTQEAEEALSQGLDALNQSLSETITSDSLSCPPNMANYMGQMALAINKLSTLETFVRQADNLRHQTIHRLHQLLTTRQAARCFVAMSEYFHRLRALSSLWLTRPRQE